One Ananas comosus cultivar F153 linkage group 23, ASM154086v1, whole genome shotgun sequence genomic window carries:
- the LOC109727889 gene encoding uncharacterized protein LOC109727889 has protein sequence MAVIVEELREEEKLRLVSPAFAEGGRLPRHYTGEGQGAKRDVSPPLEWYGVPEGTKSLALVVEDIDEPQEKSTPIVPWTHWVLVNIPPDVRRIPEGFSGKEEDLGGEYARIKEGHNDWKVPGYRGPIPTHHGHRIRFRLFALDDEMHLGNKVTKEKLLDAIQGHVLEEAELVAIY, from the exons atggcGGTGATAGTGGAGGAAttgagggaggaggagaagctgCGGCTGGTGTCGCCGGCGTTCGCGGAGGGGGGGAGGCTGCCGCGGCACTACACGGGGGAGGGGCAGGGGGCGAAGCGGGACGTGTCGCCGCCGCTGGAGTGGTACGGGGTGCCGGAGGGGACGAAGTCGCTGGCGCTGGTGGTGGAGGACATCGACGAGCCGCAGGAGAAGTCGACGCCGATCGTGCCGTGGACACACTGGGTGCTGGTCAACATACCCCCCGACGTCCGCCGCATCCCCGAGGGCTTCTCCGGCAAGGAGGAGGACCTCGGCGGCGAGTACGCCCGCATCAAGGAGGGCCACAACGACTGGAAGGTCCCCGGCTACCGCGGCCCCATTCCCACCCACCACGGCCACCGCATCCGCTTCCGCCTCTTTGCCCTCGACGACGAGATGCACCTCGGCAACAAG GTTACGAAGGAGAAGCTTTTGGATGCAATTCAGGGACATGTTCTGGAAGAAGCTGAATTGGTGGCCATATACTGA